In the genome of Pseudanabaena mucicola str. Chao 1806, the window TACTGACCCATCTTGCATGGTCGTGTTACATAACTTCGCTTTTGTTAAAATTGTATTGATTAATGAAGCATTTTCGAGATACGCATCAACTAAATTTACTTCACTGAGATTGGCTCCTTCGAGATTGGCAAACCCTAGCTTGGCATTGGTCAGATTGGCTCTAAGCAAATTTACCCCTTCAAGATCGACAAATTGACGCACAGATGTAAACACATCGACATTACCATCCGCATAACTGTCAGTCAGATTCGCCTCTTGGAGATTGCTCTGGCGAAAAGAAGCCTCAAGTAAATACGCATTGCTTAGATTTGCCCCCGTCAAATTGGCTTGACCAAAATTCGCCAGCCGCAAATCGGCATAACTCAGATCAGCATAGATAAGATTTGTTCCTTGCAAATTTGCGCCCCGAAGATCGACACTACGTAGGTTTGCCCCTTGGAGATTAGCTTTATTTAAATCTGCCCCAATTAGTTTTAAACCATTCAAGTCTGTATTTTGTAAATTACAGCCCTGACAGCGATTAGTCTCAATTAAACGTTGTCGATTTGCCGATTGGATGCGATCGCTACTAGGATCAGCCAACGATGATGAGGAAAAAGCAATATTAATAAGTATAAAAATCCCCGAGAATAATATTTTAGAAGCAATACTCATTTTTAGACTCCAAATCTAAGTTGCGACATTCTACCGTCACTATCATTAAAAAACAAAGATCTGGCATGATCTCCTTGATATTGGATACGTTATTATCGTAATTTCAATTGTCCAAGCTTCTATTGTTTTGGAGTAATGAGTGCTCTAGAAAAAACATAATATGCACCATAATCCTATCTCTATTGAAAGCCTCAGCTATACATATCCTGATGGTATTAAGGCTTTACAAGGGATCAATTTCCAAATTGCTGCGACCGAAAAAGTTGCGATCGTGGGCGCGAATGGGTCGGGGAAATCAACATTATTGCTACATCTAAATGGTATTCTCA includes:
- a CDS encoding pentapeptide repeat-containing protein — encoded protein: MSIASKILFSGIFILINIAFSSSSLADPSSDRIQSANRQRLIETNRCQGCNLQNTDLNGLKLIGADLNKANLQGANLRSVDLRGANLQGTNLIYADLSYADLRLANFGQANLTGANLSNAYLLEASFRQSNLQEANLTDSYADGNVDVFTSVRQFVDLEGVNLLRANLTNAKLGFANLEGANLSEVNLVDAYLENASLINTILTKAKLCNTTMQDGSVNDQNCR